The Rothia sp. SD9660Na DNA segment CCGATGGTGCAACCTCCGGCCCATGCAGCACCCCACCCCATCAATGCGCCACCGAGGATCGACTTCACGATGATGTCAGCGCTCGGTACACGAATTTTAAACTCTCCACTAGCCTTGGCTGCGATGAAGGAGCCCAGGAGAATCCCCAGCACTAGGAAAAGGCCCCAGTCAACATAGCCGGTGTCACCCGTTGTCAGAAAAGCAGTGAGGTTAGCGCTGGGGCCAGTAATACCTAGACCCCATTGACGTCCGGTTGCCCAGCTCAAGGGCCAGGCAATAAGAGCGATGAGGCCGATGATAGCGCCTGTGATGTAAGGGTTCCAGGCTTTTTCAAAAAGGATGTGAGCTAAACCGGTCTTTTCGGCAGGCAGAGTAGCGACGGGCAGTTTAGGCCGGGTGAGATTACGGTAGACCCAGATGCCCGTGATGAGAGCCAAAATACCTACGAGTACCCAGGGAGAGATACCCAGACTCTGATAAATTGTCGCGTTCTCGGTAACGCCCCAGGACTGTACAGTTTTTGTACTTTGCCCCAGGGGCCCGAACTTGAAAATAGCGGCAAAGAGAGCGTAGAAGATGAGGGCAAACCAAGAACCCACTAAGCCCTCACCTGCACGATAGTAGGTTCCTGTGGCACACCCTCCAGCAAGGAGCATACCGACCCCGAAAATAAACCCGCCCACTACAGTAGCAAATGGAGCGAAGGCGCTGGCGACGGTTTCGGTAGGCAGGTAGCCCGTACTGTTAAAAAGAGCTAGTCCTATAGCTTGGACGCTAATAGCTACGAAAAGGGCTCCAAGCCACCAGGTATTTTTAGCAACCCAAACATCACGAAAAGCACCGGCGACGCAGAAGCGGCCACGTTGAAGTACGAAGCCCAACACGGCACCAACAAAGAGACCTGAAATAAGCATGTA contains these protein-coding regions:
- a CDS encoding YeeE/YedE family protein; the encoded protein is MLISGLFVGAVLGFVLQRGRFCVAGAFRDVWVAKNTWWLGALFVAISVQAIGLALFNSTGYLPTETVASAFAPFATVVGGFIFGVGMLLAGGCATGTYYRAGEGLVGSWFALIFYALFAAIFKFGPLGQSTKTVQSWGVTENATIYQSLGISPWVLVGILALITGIWVYRNLTRPKLPVATLPAEKTGLAHILFEKAWNPYITGAIIGLIALIAWPLSWATGRQWGLGITGPSANLTAFLTTGDTGYVDWGLFLVLGILLGSFIAAKASGEFKIRVPSADIIVKSILGGALMGWGAAWAGGCTIGNGLVETSMFSWQGWVAFVAMLLGAGLAARIFIVNRFQLVKS